A DNA window from Ctenopharyngodon idella isolate HZGC_01 chromosome 10, HZGC01, whole genome shotgun sequence contains the following coding sequences:
- the kcnip1b gene encoding Kv channel-interacting protein 1b isoform X2 — MKMGVVLGTFSMHTKQVTYRTDKIDDELEMTMVCHRPEGLEQLEAQTNFTKQELQVLYRGFKNECPSGVVNEETFKHIYAQFFPHGDASTYAHYLFNAFDTGNNGSIKFEDFVMGLSTLLRGTVRDKLEWTFHLYDINRDGFINKEEMTEIVRAIYDMMGKYTYPALKGDVPKQHVDAFFEKMDKNKDGVVTLEEFVLACQEDENMMKSMQLFENVM; from the exons aTAAAATAGATGATGAATTAGAGATGACAATGGTCTGCCATCGGCCGGAGGGTCTCGAGCAGCTCGAGGCGCAGACAAACTTCACCAAGCAAGAGCTACAAGTCCTTTACAGAGGCTTCAAAAAT gaGTGTCCAAGTGGAGTGGTGAATGAAGAGACATTTAAGCACATTTACGCACAGTTTTTTCCACATGGAG ATGCCAGCACGTATGCAcattatctcttcaatgcgtTTGACACCGGAAATAATGGATCCATAAAGTTTGAG gACTTTGTGATGGGACTATCTACTCTACTGCGGGGGACAGTCAGAGATAAACTAGAATGGACATTTCATCTCTATGACATCAACAGAGATGGATTTATCAATAAGGAG GAAATGACAGAGATAGTGAGGGCAATCTATGACATGATGGGGAAGTACACGTATCCAGCTTTAAAAGGGGACGTACCAAAGCAGCATGTGGATGCCTTCTTTGAG aaaatggacaaaaacaaagaTGGAGTTGTGACATTGGAGGAGTTTGTTCTTGCCTGTCAGGAG gatgaaaatatgatgaaatcCATGCAGCTCTTTGAAAATGTGATGTAG
- the kcnip1b gene encoding Kv channel-interacting protein 1b isoform X3: MGAVVGTLTMQTRQRQPSRDKIDDELEMTMVCHRPEGLEQLEAQTNFTKQELQVLYRGFKNECPSGVVNEETFKHIYAQFFPHGDASTYAHYLFNAFDTGNNGSIKFEDFVMGLSTLLRGTVRDKLEWTFHLYDINRDGFINKEEMTEIVRAIYDMMGKYTYPALKGDVPKQHVDAFFEKMDKNKDGVVTLEEFVLACQEDENMMKSMQLFENVM, translated from the exons aTAAAATAGATGATGAATTAGAGATGACAATGGTCTGCCATCGGCCGGAGGGTCTCGAGCAGCTCGAGGCGCAGACAAACTTCACCAAGCAAGAGCTACAAGTCCTTTACAGAGGCTTCAAAAAT gaGTGTCCAAGTGGAGTGGTGAATGAAGAGACATTTAAGCACATTTACGCACAGTTTTTTCCACATGGAG ATGCCAGCACGTATGCAcattatctcttcaatgcgtTTGACACCGGAAATAATGGATCCATAAAGTTTGAG gACTTTGTGATGGGACTATCTACTCTACTGCGGGGGACAGTCAGAGATAAACTAGAATGGACATTTCATCTCTATGACATCAACAGAGATGGATTTATCAATAAGGAG GAAATGACAGAGATAGTGAGGGCAATCTATGACATGATGGGGAAGTACACGTATCCAGCTTTAAAAGGGGACGTACCAAAGCAGCATGTGGATGCCTTCTTTGAG aaaatggacaaaaacaaagaTGGAGTTGTGACATTGGAGGAGTTTGTTCTTGCCTGTCAGGAG gatgaaaatatgatgaaatcCATGCAGCTCTTTGAAAATGTGATGTAG